The Natrinema sp. DC36 genome includes the window AGCGAGGACGCGTGGCTCATGTCGGACACCGCCGTCGCGCTCGAAAACGTTCGGTAAGTGACGACCGCCCTGTACTGACCTGAGACCGCAGTGACACTGTTCGCGTCACGAATGAGAAGGGGCTTTAGCTCGTCCGTGCTTCTCCCATCCAATGAGACGTCGGACGTATCTGGCCGGCGGTGCGAGCGTGCTCGCGTCGATTGCCGTGTCAGGAATCGTGAGTCAGCCAGCTGGTAACGAGCGCCTGCTCGAGGCGGCTCGCGAGTCTCCCGATACCGGTGAAGTCAATTCGAACACGGAACCGATCCTTTCGGGAACCGACCACGAGACGCCGCTGTACGAAATCGACGCGCCGAACGACGGCCCGACCGCGATGATTTTCGGCGGTGTCCACGGCGACGAACGGAGCGGGATCGAGGCCGCTCGCGAAATCTCCGACTGGCGTCCCGACGCGGGGACGCTCGTCGTCGTTCCCGAGACCAATCGCGTGGCCGTCGAAAACAACGAGCGTCGCGGCGTCGACGGCGATCTGAATCGACAGTTTCCGGCCGATCGCGAGCCCCAGAGCGAACTCGCAGCGGGCATCTGGGACGCCGTCGAGGCCCACCAGCCGGACGTCGTGCTCGACCTCCATCGGTCGCTCGGAATCTACGGCCTTCATCAGGAGTTCGTCGGACAGGCGATCTTCCACTCGCCCGACGCCCACGGCGAGCGGCTCGCCGACCGCCTCGACGAGGACGCCGTCCCGTGGTATCTGCCGTTCCACAAATTCACGGCCGGGGAGACCTCCCTCACCGGACCGTTGCTCTTCCAGCACGCCGCGCGCGAACTCGATGCGACCGCCTACCTCTTCGAGACCACCGAGTTCCTGCTCGATCACTCCACGATGGTCGAAATGTCGCGACTGGCGGCCGCACACGTCCTCGAGCTACACGGCTTGCTCGAGGTCGGAGGTGGCGCATGACTGGCGAAACTCCACGTGCGGGCAGCGACGGTGAGCACAGCGGTCTATTGCCCGTGTCGCTCCGTCGGATCGCGACGAGTCCGGTGACGCTCGTCACGTTCACGCTCCTGGTCGTTCCGTTCGGACTGGGCGCGCTCGAGACGCGGCTCTTCTCGCCGCTCGCACTGCCGGGCTACCTGATTTTCACCATCGGAACTGCGATCGGCAACGTCATCGCGCCGCGCCTCGATTTCTGGGTCTACTGGGTGCCGTTCCTCGGCGGTACCGCCGGCATCGCCGCCGTCGTCGGCTCCGGCTACGAGTGGTGGCGCGATCGGAGGGATGGTGACTCGAGCGAGCGATTGTAACGGACGGGTTTCGACCGCAATCGATCTGAAACGGAGGGCGTTTCGACCGCGAGAGATGGACGGTCGCGCGTGACGGTTCCTGTTGCAACGAATCAGTCCCTTTTTACACGCAGACGGGGAATCACCACCTATGAGCTTCGAGGAAGACGACCGCGTGGTCCTCCACGACGAGCACAGCGAGTTCGACGGCGAAACCGGCACCGTCTCCCAGACGATGGAATCGATGTTCGGCGACGTTACCTACACTATCAGCTTCGACGACGGCCAGGAGGCCGGCGTCCCCGAAGACGACCTCGAGAAAGCCGACGACGTCGACGAAGACGAAGAATAACTACCACTCGCGGGCCGGTTCTCCCCTCGAGTCTACTCGCCGACTGTCACGCCACTGACGACACCGCGCCCGCAGACCACACCACACTTCGAATCGCAGATGCCACAGATCCCGCTTCACTACGTCGATTTACGGACGTTTTGCTACGCCACCGAGGACGAAAAACGCGTCGAGGAGGCGCTCCGAACGTTCCTCCCCGACGGCGACGACGAGCCGTTCGAGATCGAACGCGCCGAGAGCGAGGGTCACTACGGCGACCGCATCCTCGTCCTCTCGGCACGCGTCGAGAGAGCAGACGAGGTCCGCCACGTTCTCTCGCGGCTGGCCGACCTCGAGTCCTTCGACGCGCTGATCGACGAACTCGACGAGCGGGTTACCGAGAACACCGAACTGTTTCTCCGACTCGACAAGCAAGCGGCCTTCGCGGGCGACGTCCGCCTCGGAGAGGGAATCACCTTCCGCGGAAAGGTCGAGGCCTACCCGGCGAAGAAGGAACGGGCCGTCGAAAACGCCGAGGAAGTCCTCGAGCGGCTGCGCGAACGGGAGTAACCGTTCTCGCTGTCGGTCGCTGACCTCTTAGTATCAGACGCTGTTTTCGGCCGGTTGCTACCGTTCAGCGGCGGCAGCCGGCCTGCCGTGTCCCGTCGCACTCATCCGCCAGCGGAACGCGCCGATCCGACCGAACGCGATCCGTCGGGCACGACTCATCGATCCGGCCGAACGCGGTTCACCGGGTACGAAGGACTTTTGACTGGCCAGTCAGTAAGTTTCGATACGCACTGAATGACTGACGAGACGATCGACGATATTATGGAGGCGACGTATCGAGCGCTCTGTACGCACGGCTACGCGGAGCTGACGATGCAGGATATCGCCGAGGATTCGACCAAAAGCAAGGGGACACTCCACTATCACTTCGAGGGCAAGCAGGACCTCCTCGAGTCGTTTCTGGAGTTTCTCCTGAACCGGTTCGAGGAGCGAACCGAGATGATTCCGGGCGAGACGCCGGCCGAACGACTCCACGAATTCCTCGAGGAACTGCTGACGACGACGGACGAGGAGTCCGCCGAGGAGTTCCGGACGGCGATCCTCGAGATCAAGGCGCAAGCGCCGTACAACGAGGTTTATCGGGAGAAACTGAGTGCGTTCGACCGCGCGCTCCAGGCGCGCATCGCGACCCTCGTCGCGGACGGCCTCGAGGCGGGGGAGTTCCGTGCGGATATCGATCCGGACGAAACGGCCGACTTCCTCGTCACGCTGTTTCACGGCGCACAGACGCGAGCGGCCGCGGTCGATCGCCCACCCGAACGGACGCGCCAGTACGTCCACGAGTACATCGACGAAACCCTGCGGCTGGACGAGGCCACCGAGCGAGACGCGGCGACGACTGACGAGGACGGAGAGGCCGGCGAATGAGCCTCATCGATCGCCTCGTGGGCTGGCTCTCGAGCCGTCTCGATCGACTCTCCGGACTGTTCAAGGGCCGCGACGAGTTCGATCTGACCTCGGGCGATATCGCTGGTCCGCTGTTCTACCTCTCGTTGCCGATCATCGTCACCAACCTGTTGCAGACGGCCTACAACCTCATCGACACGTTCTGGCTCGGTCAGTATAGCACCGACGCGCTCGCGGCGATCAGCTTCGCGTTCCCGATGGTCTTCCTGCTCATCTCCGTCGGCATGGGGCTGTCCGTCGCCGGGAGCGTGCTCGTCGCCCAGCACATCGGCGCGGACGAGGAGAGCGAGGCGGAGTACGCCGCCTCGCAGACCGTCGCCCTGTCGTTGCTCGGTGCGATGGCCCTCGGACTGATCGGCTACGTCTTCGTCGACGGACTGCTCGGACTCCTCGGTGCGTCGCCGGACGTGTTGCCGCTGGCGACCGACTACATGGAGGTCATCTCGCTCGGGATGCCCTTCATGTTCGGATTCTTCGTCTTCATCGCGCTGATGCGGGGCTACGGCGACACGATCACGCCGATGCTGGTGATGCTCGGCTCCGTTCTTCTCAACGTCGTCCTCGACCCGTTCCTGATCTTCGGCTGGGGGCCGTTCCCCGAACTCGGCATCGAGGGTGCGGCGATCGCCACGGTCTTCTCCCGCGCCCTCGCGCTCGTCGTCGGACTGGCGATCATGTTCCGCGGGGCGCGCGGCGTCCGAATTCGACTCCGCCAGATGCGTCCGGACCTCTCCTTCGCCAAGAAGCTCGTCGGAATCGGATTTCCGGCGTCGATCGAGGGCATGGGCAGAGCCCTGTCGATCAACCTCCTGCTGGTGATCGTCGGCCTGTTCCCAACTTACGTCGTCGCGGCCTACGGCATCGGTACCCGCGTGTTCTCGGTCATCTTCCTGCCGGCGATTGCAGTCGCCCGCGGCGTCGAGACGATGACCGGACAGAACGTCGGAGCGGGCAAACCCGAGCGTGCGGAAGCGGCCGCCGACTTCGCCGCCAAAACCATGTTCGTTATTCTCGGCGCGCTCGGCGTCGTGGCGTGGCTCGGCGCACGGCCCATCACCGCCGTGTTCACCGACGATCCCGCGGTCATCGAGGTCGGGGTCACGTTCCTCCGGTACGTCGCGCCGTCGTTCGGCTTCATCGGCGTGATGCGAGCCTACAACGGAAGCTTCCGCGGCACCGGGAAGACGCTCACCGCCGCGGCGATCGTTCTCGTGACCTACGCGGTCATCCGACTCCCGATCGCCTACGTCCTCTCGCAAACGACGATGGAGTACCGCGGAATCTGGCTCGCCTTCGCCGCCTCGAACGCCGTCGGTGCCGGCCTCGCCTACGGCTGGTACCGCAGAGGAACTTGGCGCGACGCCGACGTGACCGACGGGCCGCCGGCTCCCGGTCTCGGCGACGACCTCGAGGTCGGTGAGACGGACGCGAGCACGAACGACTAGCGGGCCACCCCATTCAGTGAAGTGCCCGTGAGGTGACGAACTCACGAGCCGAATCACTATGCGATTCCCCCTCGATAGTTCGTACTGGCGGCTCGACGACCGAGCACAGCGAGCGAACCGCTCGAGTCGCGCTGCGCGGAGGTAGCCGATGGTCGAGACCGTCAGTATCGACATTCTGAGCCTCCTGCTCGTCCTGTCGGTCGCGTGGGTGTTCGGCGCGCTCGCCGAGCGCCTCGGCTACCCGACGATGATGGGGGAGCTGTTCGCCGGCATCGCTTTCGGTCCCGCCCTACTCGGTCTCTTGCATCCCTCCGAACTGCTGTCGGTCCTATCGGAGCTCGGCGTCTTCCTCCTCATGGTCTACGTCGGGATGGAGGTCGACCTCCGCGAACTGTTCGGGCTCGGTCCCCAGTCGCTGCTGATCGCCTTCGGCGCGTTCGTCATCCCGTTCGGACTCGGCTACGCGGCCGGCGTCTGGCTCGGGATCTCCGTTGGCGCGGCGCTCTTCCTCGGACTCGCCATGGCCGCCACGTCGCTCGCGACGAAGTCCCGAATCCTCGCCGACCTCGAGCTACTGGACACTCGGATCGCGAACGTGTTGCT containing:
- a CDS encoding succinylglutamate desuccinylase/aspartoacylase family protein; its protein translation is MRRRTYLAGGASVLASIAVSGIVSQPAGNERLLEAARESPDTGEVNSNTEPILSGTDHETPLYEIDAPNDGPTAMIFGGVHGDERSGIEAAREISDWRPDAGTLVVVPETNRVAVENNERRGVDGDLNRQFPADREPQSELAAGIWDAVEAHQPDVVLDLHRSLGIYGLHQEFVGQAIFHSPDAHGERLADRLDEDAVPWYLPFHKFTAGETSLTGPLLFQHAARELDATAYLFETTEFLLDHSTMVEMSRLAAAHVLELHGLLEVGGGA
- a CDS encoding DUF1918 domain-containing protein translates to MSFEEDDRVVLHDEHSEFDGETGTVSQTMESMFGDVTYTISFDDGQEAGVPEDDLEKADDVDEDEE
- a CDS encoding RNA-binding protein — its product is MPQIPLHYVDLRTFCYATEDEKRVEEALRTFLPDGDDEPFEIERAESEGHYGDRILVLSARVERADEVRHVLSRLADLESFDALIDELDERVTENTELFLRLDKQAAFAGDVRLGEGITFRGKVEAYPAKKERAVENAEEVLERLRERE
- a CDS encoding TetR/AcrR family transcriptional regulator, which produces MTDETIDDIMEATYRALCTHGYAELTMQDIAEDSTKSKGTLHYHFEGKQDLLESFLEFLLNRFEERTEMIPGETPAERLHEFLEELLTTTDEESAEEFRTAILEIKAQAPYNEVYREKLSAFDRALQARIATLVADGLEAGEFRADIDPDETADFLVTLFHGAQTRAAAVDRPPERTRQYVHEYIDETLRLDEATERDAATTDEDGEAGE
- a CDS encoding MATE family efflux transporter, producing MSLIDRLVGWLSSRLDRLSGLFKGRDEFDLTSGDIAGPLFYLSLPIIVTNLLQTAYNLIDTFWLGQYSTDALAAISFAFPMVFLLISVGMGLSVAGSVLVAQHIGADEESEAEYAASQTVALSLLGAMALGLIGYVFVDGLLGLLGASPDVLPLATDYMEVISLGMPFMFGFFVFIALMRGYGDTITPMLVMLGSVLLNVVLDPFLIFGWGPFPELGIEGAAIATVFSRALALVVGLAIMFRGARGVRIRLRQMRPDLSFAKKLVGIGFPASIEGMGRALSINLLLVIVGLFPTYVVAAYGIGTRVFSVIFLPAIAVARGVETMTGQNVGAGKPERAEAAADFAAKTMFVILGALGVVAWLGARPITAVFTDDPAVIEVGVTFLRYVAPSFGFIGVMRAYNGSFRGTGKTLTAAAIVLVTYAVIRLPIAYVLSQTTMEYRGIWLAFAASNAVGAGLAYGWYRRGTWRDADVTDGPPAPGLGDDLEVGETDASTND